One Fusarium poae strain DAOMC 252244 chromosome 4, whole genome shotgun sequence DNA window includes the following coding sequences:
- a CDS encoding hypothetical protein (MEROPS:MER0000836~TransMembrane:1 (o52-73i)~BUSCO:46313at5125), which produces MSLTTDPDPSGGCPAFIPLEANPQLMTTLIHKLGVSDALEIHDVYSLTEPDLLAFIPRPALALLLVFPISAVYESQRMAEDSLVDEYKGKGDTEPVLWWPQTIRNACGLMGLLHAVTNGNARNFIEEGSTLDNVIKKSMPLDPHGRAKVLESTPELATAHKEAATQGDTPAPAAEDDIELHYVCFAKGTDNGLWELDGRRKGPIRRGDLDENEDVLSSKGLALGALKFLEREGADLRFSAVALAGSVD; this is translated from the exons ATGTCTTTGACAACAGATCCCGACCCTTCCGGTGGCTGCCCGGCCTTTATCCCTCTCGAAGCGAACCCGCAGCTCATGACTACCCTCATCCATAAGCTCGGTGTCTCTGACGCTCTCGAGATCCACGACGTATACTCCCTGACCGAGCCAGACCTCCTGGCCTTCATCCCGCGTCCTGCGCTCGCTCTTTTGCTCGTATTCCCCATCAGTGCCGTGTACGAGAGTCAACGCATGGCCGAAGACAGCTTGGTCGATGAATACAAGGGCAAGGGAGACACGGAACCCGTCTTGTGGTGGCCCCAGACCATCAGAAATGCTTGTGGTCTTATGGGACTGCTGCACGCTGTCACGAATGGAAACGCGAGAAACTTTATCG AGGAGGGCTCTACCCTCGATAATGTCATCAAGAAGAGCATGCCTCTCGATCCTCACGGTCGCGCAAAGGTTCTCGAATCAACACCCGAGCTGGCGACCGCTCATAAAGAGGCTGCTACCCAAGGCGACACGCCCGCACCTGCAGCCGAGGACGACATCGAGCTGCACTACGTTTGCTTTGCCAAGGGAACGGATAACGGACTTTGGGAACTGGATGGACGACGAAAGGGACCCATTCGACGAGGTGACCTGGATGAGAATGAAGACGTGCTTAGTTCCAAGGGTTTGGCACTAGGTGCGCTCAAGTTCCTGGAAAGGGAGGGTGCGGATTTGAGGTTTAGTGCTGTCGCGCTGGCTGGATCTGTTGATTAG